A single Triticum dicoccoides isolate Atlit2015 ecotype Zavitan chromosome 2A, WEW_v2.0, whole genome shotgun sequence DNA region contains:
- the LOC119353689 gene encoding serine/arginine-rich SC35-like splicing factor SCL33 yields the protein MRRGYSYSPSPPPRGYRGRARSPSPRDRYDGRGRDLPTSLLVRNLRRDCRPDDLRRPFAQFGRLKDVYIPRDYYTQEPRGFGFVQYFDPNDAADAKYYMDGQVILGREVAVVFAQENRKKPAEMRTRESSRGRSYDRRHSPSPRGRPSYRGRSYSRSPSPRPARRRFRDESPSRSRSPSGSRSASPLDGKYGRSSRRERSISVSG from the exons ATGAGGAGAGGCTACAGCTACAGCCCATCCCCACCACCGAGAGGCTACAGGGGAAGGGCCCGTAGCCCAAGTCCCCGTGATCGTTATGATGGTCGGGGTAGAGATCTCCCAACCAGTCTTTTGGTCAGGAACCTTCGTCGTGACTGCAG GCCAGATGACCTTCGCCGGCCATTTGCACAGTTTGGTCGTCTTAAAGACGTATATATTCCAAGGGATTACTATACTCA GGAGCCACGGGGATTTGGGTTTGTGCAGTACTTTGATCCCAACGATGCGGCAGACGCAAAATACTACATGGATGGACAGGTCATTCTTGGTAGAGAAGTTGCAGTTGTTTTTGCACAGGAGAACAGAAAGAAGCCTGCTGAGATGAGAACCAGAGAAAG TAGCAGAGGTCGGTCTTACGATCGGCGGCACTCTCCTTCCCCAAGGGGGCGGCCATCTTACCGCGGCCGTAGCTACTCAAG GTCTCCATCACCTCGGCCCGCAAGGCGGAGGTTCAGAGACGAGTCTCCCTCGCGCTCCCGCTCGCCCAGCGGATCGAGGAGTGCGAGTCCATTGGATGGGAAGTACGGCAGGTCCTCACGAAGAGAGAGGTCGATTTCGGTTAGCGGTTGA